CGTATTTAACGATATAAATCACTTGACTTTATAATGTGTTTATTATAGACTCTGAAACGGATGTTGGGCACATTGTGATTTGTGTCCTTATTAATAAATTCTTATGAATTGAATTTAATAAAACATCCTTAGGAATGGAGTAAATTTATGACTAAAGGAAATGATTCAAGGGAATTTTTTGAATTATTTAAGGCGCCCCAAAATGTGCAAAAGGAACAGGATAAAGAGGTTAAGCCTGTTACAGAATCGAAAGATGTAAATCAGGAAAAATCCCCTATACCAGAAGAAAAGGCGGTAAGTAAACCAATGGTTTCTGCCGATCCCTTAGAATGGATTAAAAATACCCGTAAAGAAGACACCGTTTTCAGGAAAAAATTGGAAACGCCCATAGCGCCGCGTGCTATCTCCGGTGTGCCTAAAGATGAGCTTATTCCGCGCAAAGATGAAGTAGTATTACGTCAAGAAACATTAATTATAGGTGCTATTGCGGCAACTTTTTTATCTATTGCATGTTTTTTTGTTGGACATAAAGTTGGATATAATAAAGGATTAACAAGCAGGGTAGAAGAATGGGCTGAAACGATAGAATCTGAAGAGGTAAAAAGTACTCATTTTGGGCAATCCAGGTTTGGAGATGGCGCCCAAAAGGCTGCTAACAAAGCTGTTTCTCAAAAAGCAGAAAAACAAGCTGAACAGCCCAAACTTATGGAAGTTCCTCAAAAGATTGCAAGCAAAGCAATACAGCAGAAAGCAGAAAAACAACCAGAACAATCCGGGGCGATCATAAAAGATAAGTGGACAATACGCCTTGTTACGTATAAAAATACGAGTGATAACATTGAAAAAGCAAAAGAGGTAGCCAGTTTAGTTAAGGATACGCTGGGCTATGATGCTTTTGTCGTAAATGCTGGTAAATCAATTTTTGTTTGTGTAGGTGAATTCGAGACGAATGATAGCGCCGATTTAATAAGCACACAAAAGGTGTTAGCAGAATTACAGTATGAGAATAAAAAACAATTTGAGGGATGTTATCCCGTACGTATGAAGTAGAATTCAGGAGGAAATATGAGTATTGATAAGAGTTTAAAAACGAAGGGTAAATTGGTAAGGCCGAGGAATGTGCTTACAAGAATAGAGCGGATTAAACTGCTTAGGGAGGAAAAAAAATGGGAACCAACCATATCGGTTTTTGGTATTCCCAAGGTAAAGGTCCTTAAATTAAAACAGAGGGGAAAAGCAGAGAAAAAAGCTAAGCCAGAGGCAACTGCTGCTGCAGCAGGCGGAGAAGTAAGCGCAACGGCTGGTAAGGAGAAGGCCAAGAAATAATGATTGCCCACAGGATGTCGAAACTAGACTCCTCCGGAATCAGAAAGGTCTTTGATCTGGCACAAAAAATGCAAAATCCGGTGAACCTGAGCATTGGCCAACCGGATTTTGATGTTCCTGAGGAGATTAAAACGGAAGCCATTAAGGCTATCGGGAATGGCGCTAATAAATATACCGTTACCCAGGGTATACCCGAACTTCGTAATGCACTGCTTAAACAGTTGCAAAAGAGACGTAAGGTAGATGCAGAGAGTATCATGATCACTTCAGGGGTTTCAGGGGCATTAACGTTAGCCTTTATGGTGTTGATTAATCCTGAGGATGAGGTTATCATTCCTGACCCTTCATTCGTTAGTTACAAACATTTGACTCATTTTTGTGGCGGGAAGCCGGTATTTGTCGATACGTACCCTGATTTTAAACTAACGGTTGAGCGTATTCAGCCTTGCATTACAAAAAGAACAAAGATACTTATTTTAAACAGTCCCGCGAATCCGACAGGAGTAATGTATACTACTCAGGAAATAAAAGAAATTGCAGAACTTGCAAAAAAGCACAATGTCTTTATTATTTCAGATGAGATATATCATGATTACGATTACAATCATGAATTCGATAGTATTGGTCGGTACTATAAAAATACCCTGATTCTCGATGGATTTTCCAAATCCTTTGCTATGACAGGGTGGAGAATGGGCTTTGCTGCAGGACCAGCCAGCATTGTTAACGAGATGATCAAGCTACAGCAATATACTTTTGTTTGCGCGCCTTCTTTTGCTCAGTATGCCATCTCCAAATCCTTAGAGACCGATTTAAGCAAATACATTGCCAGCTATGAGAGGAAAAGGGATTTGATGTATGATGGGTTAAAAGATACATACCAAATGGTAAAACCAGGGGGGGCTTTTTATTTTTTCCCTCAGGTGCCTTGGGGTACTGATGAAGAATTTGTAACTGCTGCAATTCAAAAGAACCTCCTTATTATCCCAGGCAGTGTCTTTTCCGAGCGTCATACACACTTCCGAATTTCTTATGCTGCCAGCGATGAGACTATCGAGCGTGGCATAGATATCCTTAAGAGCCTTGCCAGACAATAGCATAATAATGTATAAGAATTAAATATTCTGGTTTAATTGAAAATAACTGAGCTATTGAACTGACATTCAAGAGGTTCTCTTTTCAGCTAAGCTGAAGAACTATTTTTTAACAGTTGATAGGTTGTACCATCAAAGGCGAAATAATTTCTGAATCTTTTTCAGAAGAAATACCCGTTGCATACAAAACATCTCTAAGCCAACTTCCCCATAAGCGTTACCTTAAGAAGTAAAATACATCTTACCTTGATTGTATAGTTTGCGGTAGGGCGGATTAAGCGATAGCGAATCCGCCTTTTCTGGGAATAGTATTCGTGGATTCGGCGTAAAAACCAACGCCTTAATCCACCCTACTCTATAACCACATCTCTCAGGTTGAACACGTACAATCAAGACATACAGGGACATGGTTTGTACGTGCCATCCCGAATGCTGCTTAAGGTAACGCTTATACCGACTTCTCCCGTTGATCCAGTCCAAAATACGGCGCAAAACCGGAGTAGGAGAGAATCTTGTGTTCGCTCTGGTTATGAAAAAACACACCGGTGTTGGATTTGTATAATCTCCAGTAGTTCTTCCTGTCATTCCCGAATGTCTTTATCGGGAATGACAAATGGAGAATGGGAATGGCAGAAAATACGTGAAGATAGCAGGAAAACAGACCTTCTTTCCCCCCTTTTTTAAAGGGGGGTTAGGGGGAATTAGAGGGGAATATGGATACACATTTTTCTTTCTCCAGGGGGATAATCTCTTTTTTCATGGAACACTATTCTTAGCTTGAGGCATATGGGGTGTGTCGCTGCTACATCAAAAACTGATTACCTCAAAAACATGACACGGAGAAAATTATTCCTATCAGATTTCTCAATTTTTTAATAATTCATTAATCTCATCTTCAAATTCTTTCTCCGATACGTAACCGATATGCCTGTTCACCTCTTTACCATTTTTACCGTAGATAATCGTAGAGGGGTAAGCTCGCAGATCATATGCCTCGGCAACATTATCTCCGTGGAGATAAACAGGATAATTGATGCCAGCCTTTTTTATAAACGGTGGAACTACCTCTGATCCATTTTCATCAAAGGCAATACCGATAATCTCTACGCCTTTATCCTTGTATTTATTGTAAAGGTTAATAAATCCCGGTATCTCTTTCCTGCAGGGCGGACACCAGGTTGCCCATAAATCAACAAGTATCAC
The genomic region above belongs to Candidatus Jettenia caeni and contains:
- a CDS encoding aspartate aminotransferase; protein product: MIAHRMSKLDSSGIRKVFDLAQKMQNPVNLSIGQPDFDVPEEIKTEAIKAIGNGANKYTVTQGIPELRNALLKQLQKRRKVDAESIMITSGVSGALTLAFMVLINPEDEVIIPDPSFVSYKHLTHFCGGKPVFVDTYPDFKLTVERIQPCITKRTKILILNSPANPTGVMYTTQEIKEIAELAKKHNVFIISDEIYHDYDYNHEFDSIGRYYKNTLILDGFSKSFAMTGWRMGFAAGPASIVNEMIKLQQYTFVCAPSFAQYAISKSLETDLSKYIASYERKRDLMYDGLKDTYQMVKPGGAFYFFPQVPWGTDEEFVTAAIQKNLLIIPGSVFSERHTHFRISYAASDETIERGIDILKSLARQ
- a CDS encoding thiol-disulfide oxidoreductase, producing the protein MNKQAVKHVCFSFLFVLTLFTISMSSQAENTVTRINFTELKSILEKNKGKVILVDLWATWCPPCRKEIPGFINLYNKYKDKGVEIIGIAFDENGSEVVPPFIKKAGINYPVYLHGDNVAEAYDLRAYPSTIIYGKNGKEVNRHIGYVSEKEFEDEINELLKN